TTGCATTCTTTCACCGGCTCATTGGAGGCGAAGGGTGTGGGAACTGATGTCCTCTCTCCTCGTACCCGATTGCAGGCTAAGGCACAGGTAAACCGGATTCAGTATGGCAAATACAAACTGGATCATGTATTGGCAGTGGCTCACGTTGCTAATGGTAAGGTGCATGCCGATATCGACAGCAAGAACCAGTATCTTACGGGACTCGTCAGCCTTGATGCACTTACGAATTCCAAGAAACTGGAGGCTACCCTGGTGGCAGATGTCCGCGATGTGAATCTTTATTCGTTAGAGGTAACGAAGGCACCGATGCGCCTGTCGCTCTGCGGTCACATGGATATCAGGTCCGACCTGAAGGACAGTCACGACATCATGGCTTCGATGAGTGATATTACGGTTCGTACGGCAGAAAAGAATTACCGTCCGGTGGATGTTGACGCTGATGTCTTTACCCGCAGAGATACCACGCACGCAGTCATCGATTGCGGCGACTTCCATCTCAACATGGATGTACACGGAGGCTATAAGCAGTTGGTGAGCCGTTTTTCCGGATTGCAGAAAGAATTGGCTCATCAGCTTAGGAACCATCATATCGACCAGGTGAAGATTCGCAGTCAGTTCCCTTTCGGTCATGTTTATCTTACCACAGGAAAGGACAATTTCATTTCCCGTTTCATCGCTTACTGCGGTTATGATTTCAAGGCGGTGGATATGAAGATGACCATGTCGCCTGTAACAGGTGTCAATGGTTATCTCAACATCGATTCACTGGTAGCGAGTGGCATGCAGTTGGATACGATCCGTGCCTTGGTGAAGACTGAGGGCGATACCATCCGCTATGCAGCACGTGTTCAGAACAACAAGCATAATCCTCAGTATGTGTTCCGTGCACAGGTAGAGGGCGAACTGCAGGAGAAGGGTTCCAATATCGATGCCCGCATCTATGATGCCAAAAACAGATTGGGTGTAGATGTGGGTCTGGAGGCGCTGTTGCTGGAAAACGGCGTGAAGATTTCGCTCATCGATACCCATCCTGTCCTGGGGTACAAGAAGTTTACTGCCAACGATGACAACTATCTGATGTTGGGCAATGACGACCGTGTTTCAGCCAATCTGATTCTGAAGGCAGCCAATGGCATGGGTATCCGCATATACAGCAATGATGAAAACGAAGAAGCGCTGCAGGATCTTACGGTGAGCATGAGCCAGTTTAATCTGGATAAAGTGCTCAGCGTGATTCCTTATATGCCTGACATCTCGGGTATTCTTGACGGCGACTTCCATATTATCCAGACCAAGGATGAACTCTCGGTTTCTTCTAATCTGAACATCGACAATATGGTTTACGAAAAGTGTCCGATGGGAGATGTCGGTACTGAATTCGTTTACATGCCAAAGAGCGACGGTTCTCATTATGTAGATGGTTTCCTCAATTATGATGGCGAAGAAGTAGCTACCGTAAAGGGTACTTACAAGTCGGAAGGAAACGGTTATCTCGATGCCGAAGTGGGTATGGAGAAGTTGCCTCTGCATTTTGTCAACGGTTTTGTTCCTGACCAGATTATGGGGCTGAAGGGATATGGCGAAGGAAAACTGAGTTTGAAGGGAGCCTTGAGCCAGTTGGATGTAGAGGGCGAAGTATATCTGGATTCGGCTTATCTCGTCAGTGTGCCGTATGGCATCACGATGCGTTTTGCCAACGATCCTGTCCGTATCATAGACAGCAAGTTGCTCTTCGAAAACTTCATGATGTATGCCAACAATGAGAGTCCGCTCAATATCCAGGGCAGTCTCGACTTTACGAATATAGAGAAAATGATGCTCGATATCCGGATGAGAGCACAGAACTTCCTGCTGATTGATGCCAAGGAGAATGCCCGTTCCGAGGCTTTCGGCAAGGCGTATGTCAACTTCTTTGGAGCGATGCGCGGACCGGTAAGCAATCTGAAGATGCAGGGTAAGCTGGATGTCCTCGGCAATACGGATATGACGTATGTGCTGAAAGAATCGGAACTGACTACTGATACGCAGCTCGATGAGCTGGTGAAGTTTACGAATTTCAAGAGTGGCAAGCCTGTCGTTGTCGAGCGTCCGGCACTGGAAGGATTGAACATGATGTTGGGCATGTCGATAGACGAGTCGGCTCATATCCTCTGTGCTTTGAATGCCGACCAGACCAACTACATCGACCTGATGGGCGGTGGTGATCTGACGATGACTTACAATTCGGTTGATGGCATCGGCATCACGGGCAAGTATACCCTGAACAATGGCAAGATGAAATATTCGCTGCCTATCATTCCGCTCAAGACGTTTGATATCCAGGACGGCAGCTACATAGAGTTTAACGGCGATCCGTTCAACCCGACCCTGAACATCACGGCAACAGAGAATGTCAGGACAACGGTAAACGAGGGACAGGGAACCGGCCGCTCGGTGGATTTCATTTGTGGCGTAAAACTCTCGCAGACATTGAATAAGCCAGGCATCCAGTTTATCGTTTCCTCACCAAACGATGCCACCTTGCAGGATGAACTGAACACGATGAGTATTGAAGAGCGGGGTAAGATAGCCATTACGATGCTGGCTTCAGGCATGTATCTTGCCAACGGAAATACCAATTCGTTCTCCATGAACAGTGCCTTGACCTCATTCCTCAACTCAGAGATCAATAATATTGCAGGTTCAGCGATGCGTTCTGTGGGTGTGGATGTC
This Segatella copri DSM 18205 DNA region includes the following protein-coding sequences:
- a CDS encoding translocation/assembly module TamB domain-containing protein; amino-acid sequence: MKRYAKWAGITVLTPLVLILLLSILLYLPPVQNWAVKQVAAYASESTGMDISVKQVRLVFPLKLGVEGVKVLQPIDSLKNSPNLALRNKRDTVADIQKIVVDVQLLPLFESQVMVDELNFTQMKVNTTNFIHEARIKGNVGNLRLKAHGIDLGKEKVRVNHALLADARLSVELSDTVPPDTTPSTNFWKVNIEKLKLKNTDFVLHMPGDTLQVNAYFGDAVAQTTYLDLYKGLYQIGHLDWKKGKVNYDQNYIRPVSGMDFNHIALAALTLKADSFYYCDSKIDVKIREAQFKEKSGLQVDQLYGRFVMDSVKLQLPDICLRTPYSQLQATVDMDMNAFDEVKPGKLMAQLKGALGRSDLFLFAGDAFPSAMKKKWPFYPMKIEGSFKGNMQQASFSGLKLSLPTAFELSADGKLGNLTDMNRLKANVDLNARTYHLDFITAMLDPSLMQEIRVPSGIGIRGNIQADGSRYATRLAITEGRGRMRVDAKIDVKTRKDGSIDMNRLAYQAKIQAHNILAKHFLPKQDLHSFTGSLEAKGVGTDVLSPRTRLQAKAQVNRIQYGKYKLDHVLAVAHVANGKVHADIDSKNQYLTGLVSLDALTNSKKLEATLVADVRDVNLYSLEVTKAPMRLSLCGHMDIRSDLKDSHDIMASMSDITVRTAEKNYRPVDVDADVFTRRDTTHAVIDCGDFHLNMDVHGGYKQLVSRFSGLQKELAHQLRNHHIDQVKIRSQFPFGHVYLTTGKDNFISRFIAYCGYDFKAVDMKMTMSPVTGVNGYLNIDSLVASGMQLDTIRALVKTEGDTIRYAARVQNNKHNPQYVFRAQVEGELQEKGSNIDARIYDAKNRLGVDVGLEALLLENGVKISLIDTHPVLGYKKFTANDDNYLMLGNDDRVSANLILKAANGMGIRIYSNDENEEALQDLTVSMSQFNLDKVLSVIPYMPDISGILDGDFHIIQTKDELSVSSNLNIDNMVYEKCPMGDVGTEFVYMPKSDGSHYVDGFLNYDGEEVATVKGTYKSEGNGYLDAEVGMEKLPLHFVNGFVPDQIMGLKGYGEGKLSLKGALSQLDVEGEVYLDSAYLVSVPYGITMRFANDPVRIIDSKLLFENFMMYANNESPLNIQGSLDFTNIEKMMLDIRMRAQNFLLIDAKENARSEAFGKAYVNFFGAMRGPVSNLKMQGKLDVLGNTDMTYVLKESELTTDTQLDELVKFTNFKSGKPVVVERPALEGLNMMLGMSIDESAHILCALNADQTNYIDLMGGGDLTMTYNSVDGIGITGKYTLNNGKMKYSLPIIPLKTFDIQDGSYIEFNGDPFNPTLNITATENVRTTVNEGQGTGRSVDFICGVKLSQTLNKPGIQFIVSSPNDATLQDELNTMSIEERGKIAITMLASGMYLANGNTNSFSMNSALTSFLNSEINNIAGSAMRSVGVDVGMSVDNSTNAAGGMHTDYNFKFAKRFFNNRLSFSVGGKVSTGAEMENAANNDDVFFNNIELQYRLNEGASQYIRAFYNNNTYDWLEGLIGEYGVGFKWQRKLQHFKDIFRFKTDKQQIPAAPMEKNPAVKKSTNEKKDTMEKSRTKDFDPLKLNEK